In Chitinophaga sp. H8, the sequence TCACGTTGGCTTTATCTACAGAGCATAACTTCTTTCTTCTGGTTCTGGCTGCCTCAAATGCTTTCCGGGCAATACGTTCTACCTCAAAACGGCTGTATTCGGCCACATCAAAAGCAGTATCTCCATTGTTCTTTCTGCCTTTTTCACCAAAGTAAATATCGCCGGTCAGTTCACGGAAGAACAGGATATCTGCCCCTTTTAATATTTCCGGTTTGATACTGGAAGCATCCAGCAGCTCATCAAACAACTTGATGGGGCGGAGGTTGGCATACAGGCCCAGTTCCTTGCGCATTTTCAGCAAACCCTGTTCAGGTCTTACTTTGGCAGAAGGATCGTTGTCGTATTTAGGATGCCCTACCGCACCAAATAATACGGCATCAGACTTCCGCATCTTTTCGAGCGATTCATCTGGTAAAGGATTGCCGGTAGCTTCAATAGCGGCATGACCTACCAGTGCTTCATCATAAGTAAAGGTATGTCCGAACTTTGCAGCGATTTTATCTAAAACTTTTTTACCTATTGCTGTTACTTCCTGTCCTATTCCATCACCTGGAACAATTAAAATATGTTTGGTTGCCATTCGTTGTTTATATTGATATGAATAAAATACTTGCGTAGTGCCTTATATGAGGTTGAGCATCTTTTGCGTAGCCTTGATAGCAGATACGGTCTGATCGCTGTCCAGTCCCCTGGTTTTAAAATGCCGGTTGTTCAGGCTCCAGGTAATGATGGTTTCGCACAAGGCGTCACTCTTACCACCTGGTGGGATATGTACCGTATAGTCGGTCAATGCAGGCAGCTCCTGCTTTTTCTTCTTATACACTTTTTTCAATGCATTCATGAATGCATCGTATTGTCCATCTCCCTGGGAATGCTCTTCAAATACTTCGCCTTCAATAGAGATCCGTAGTGTTACAGAGGGCTTGAGGTTTTTGGAATGGGTGAGTACATAGTTCTCTACCATTACCCTGTCTTCCACCGCATTGCTGCTCAGTACGTCAGAAATAATATAGGGCAGGTCGGCCTGGGTCACTACTTCTTTCCGGTCGCCCAGTTCAATGATC encodes:
- the leuB gene encoding 3-isopropylmalate dehydrogenase; its protein translation is MATKHILIVPGDGIGQEVTAIGKKVLDKIAAKFGHTFTYDEALVGHAAIEATGNPLPDESLEKMRKSDAVLFGAVGHPKYDNDPSAKVRPEQGLLKMRKELGLYANLRPIKLFDELLDASSIKPEILKGADILFFRELTGDIYFGEKGRKNNGDTAFDVAEYSRFEVERIARKAFEAARTRRKKLCSVDKANVIETSRLWREVVQKIAPEYPDVEVEHQFVDATAMLLIKDPRRFDVVVTANLFGDILTDEASQIAGSMGMLASASVGDGTGVYEPIHGSAHDITGKGIANPLASILSAALLLDISFGMTAESAAVINAVDQVLKAGFRTGDIANAQTPKDKILGTEAIGEEVLKCL